The following proteins are encoded in a genomic region of Acidimicrobiia bacterium:
- the dapB gene encoding 4-hydroxy-tetrahydrodipicolinate reductase — translation MVRVGVFGAGGRMGSTVCRAVLDDPELELVAAVDPHHAGIDLAQLGIPGTGVQVAPNADALTHAGTEVAVDFTVVAAAKENAAWCAANGVHAVIGTTGFSQDDLAELDGRFRDSGANALVAPNFAIGAVLMMRFAELAAPYFESAEIIELHHDAKADAPSGTSILTADRMAAASKDWGTDPTREVVVPGARGALVEGAIHVHSVRLRGLVAHQEVLLGTAGQSLTIRHDSYDRSSFMPGVLLAIRAVRNRPGLTVGLDTLLGF, via the coding sequence ATGGTCCGGGTCGGGGTGTTCGGTGCCGGTGGCCGCATGGGCTCGACCGTGTGCCGCGCCGTCCTCGACGATCCCGAGCTCGAGCTCGTCGCGGCCGTCGATCCGCACCATGCCGGGATCGACCTCGCCCAGCTCGGCATCCCGGGCACGGGTGTGCAGGTCGCCCCGAACGCCGACGCGCTCACGCACGCGGGCACCGAGGTCGCGGTGGACTTCACGGTCGTCGCGGCCGCGAAGGAGAACGCGGCGTGGTGCGCGGCCAACGGCGTCCACGCGGTGATCGGCACGACCGGCTTCAGCCAGGACGATCTCGCCGAGCTCGACGGGCGCTTCCGCGACTCGGGAGCGAACGCGCTCGTCGCGCCGAACTTCGCGATCGGCGCCGTCCTCATGATGCGCTTCGCCGAGCTCGCCGCGCCGTACTTCGAGAGCGCGGAGATCATCGAGCTGCACCACGACGCGAAGGCGGACGCGCCGTCGGGCACTTCGATCCTCACCGCGGACCGCATGGCGGCCGCGTCGAAGGACTGGGGCACGGATCCGACCCGCGAGGTCGTCGTACCGGGCGCGCGCGGCGCGCTCGTCGAGGGCGCGATCCACGTGCACTCCGTACGGCTGCGCGGGCTCGTCGCCCACCAGGAGGTGCTGCTCGGGACGGCCGGGCAGTCGCTCACGATCCGCCACGACTCGTACGACCGGTCGTCGTTCATGCCCGGCGTGCTGCTCGCGATCCGCGCGGTCCGCAACCGGCCCGGCCTCACGGTGGGCCTGGACACGTTGCTCGGCTTCTGA
- the rimO gene encoding 30S ribosomal protein S12 methylthiotransferase RimO yields MTIRPRVRAARFYVETLGCPKNAVDSDKVASSLLADGLVPAPSPADADLVVVNTCAFVEAARQESIDTVLALSDVRRPGARLVVTGCLAERYGDELAAVLPEADAVVGFAQETSIAPVVLKHKPAGVRDLLELPRPAPSAPWAYVKVAEGCDRACAFCAIPSFRGKQRSRTPDAIVDEVRALVAGGVREVVLVAQDIAWYGRDAGEPGALAPLLRRLDTLTVDGLARLRLLYLYPSEVRDPLVSTMLDLDTVVPYFDLSLQHASAPLLRAMKRWGNGDRFAAAIAGIRAQEPDATFRSSFIVGFPGETETDHARLLSFLEDVQLDWAGFFPFSREEGTAAAALDGAVDDQTMSERLAECTAVQDPITTASREALVGRVTEILVDARDDASGGVVGRSAREAPEIDGVVRVPGSDAPVGAFLDVHVVESEGPDLIGVPVDQHAVVPAS; encoded by the coding sequence GTGACCATCCGCCCACGCGTTCGCGCCGCGCGCTTCTACGTCGAGACGCTCGGCTGCCCCAAGAACGCGGTGGACTCGGACAAGGTCGCGTCGTCGCTGCTCGCCGACGGGCTCGTTCCCGCCCCGTCGCCCGCGGACGCGGACCTCGTCGTCGTCAACACATGCGCGTTCGTCGAGGCGGCGCGCCAGGAGTCGATCGACACCGTGCTCGCGCTGTCGGACGTCCGCCGGCCGGGCGCGCGCCTCGTCGTGACCGGCTGTCTCGCCGAGCGCTACGGCGACGAGCTCGCGGCCGTGCTGCCCGAGGCCGACGCGGTCGTCGGGTTCGCGCAGGAGACGTCGATCGCGCCCGTCGTGCTCAAGCACAAGCCGGCGGGTGTGCGCGACCTGTTGGAGCTCCCGCGGCCGGCGCCGAGCGCACCGTGGGCGTACGTCAAGGTCGCCGAGGGATGCGACCGCGCGTGCGCGTTCTGTGCGATCCCGTCGTTCCGCGGGAAGCAGCGTTCGCGTACGCCGGACGCGATCGTCGACGAGGTGCGCGCGCTCGTCGCCGGTGGCGTGCGCGAGGTCGTCCTCGTCGCGCAGGACATCGCGTGGTACGGGCGCGACGCCGGCGAGCCCGGCGCGCTCGCTCCGCTGCTGCGGCGGCTCGACACGTTGACGGTGGACGGCCTCGCGCGTCTGCGGCTGCTGTACCTGTACCCGAGCGAGGTGCGCGATCCCCTGGTGTCGACCATGCTCGACCTCGACACCGTTGTCCCGTACTTCGACCTCTCGTTGCAGCACGCGTCCGCACCGTTGCTGCGCGCGATGAAGCGGTGGGGGAATGGCGACCGGTTCGCCGCCGCGATCGCGGGCATCCGCGCGCAGGAGCCGGATGCGACGTTCCGCTCGTCGTTCATCGTCGGGTTCCCGGGCGAGACGGAGACGGACCACGCGCGCCTCCTGTCCTTCCTCGAGGACGTGCAGCTCGACTGGGCGGGCTTCTTCCCGTTCTCGCGCGAGGAGGGCACCGCGGCGGCGGCGCTCGACGGTGCCGTCGACGACCAGACGATGTCCGAGCGGCTCGCCGAGTGCACCGCGGTGCAGGACCCGATCACCACGGCGTCGCGCGAGGCGCTCGTCGGGCGCGTGACGGAGATCCTCGTCGACGCGCGCGACGACGCGTCCGGTGGCGTCGTCGGACGGAGCGCGCGTGAGGCGCCCGAGATCGACGGGGTCGTGCGGGTGCCCGGGAGTGACGCGCCGGTCGGCGCGTTCCTCGACGTGCACGTCGTCGAGAGCGAAGGCCCGGACCTGATCGGTGTACCGGTCGATCAGCACGCAGTGGTGCCGGCCTCGTGA
- a CDS encoding DNA translocase FtsK, translating to MPSTRRSSKRRGRGRTGRRPSGRRPVGARPPVPRRPRLRDRAAEQLEGHVVDVVAVTLAAVGSIAALALATDLVGPAGRLIDTATTSALGRGAFMLPVGCFAVAVLLLWSRPLLGGDDDVDDDEQVPIATFRIGIGVALVLLAVVGLMHLAGGSPALNGPMQRLRDAGGFAGVVVGAPLRAGLGAVGASIVLLAAGVLGALLAPGVGVRRALHGVGVGAVVGLRALRRAFEIHAIGDDEPVADAPEPGPRRAVLYDELADAPAAEAEVVDDDEYEDEYEDEEYDEDEGDDYDEEEYEDEEGEEDDGVDQPAAASSLADVIDLAALHSPGAWKLPPTTLLRRSGAKSVDPRLVDEGGRVLEATLQEFGVDAHLAGRTIGPTVTRYELELGAGVKVNRVTGLSKEIAYAMASHDVRILAPIPGRSAIGVEVPNKQRQLVTLGDILASDEVGESAHPLEVGLGRDIAGNAVMANLSTFPHVLIAGATGAGKSSCINSIITSILMRSTPEQVRLILVDPKRVELGVYNGLPHLLTEVVTNPKRAANALEWAVREMDLRYELLAEVGVRDITGYNAMYDRGDLPTVTNPDPVGGKTYERLPFILVVVDELNDLMMVAARDVEASICRIAQMARAVGIHLVIATQRPSVDVITGVIKANVPSRLAFSVSSLADSRVILDQPGAEKLIGQGDMLVLTASSSRPQRVQGAWVDEECVRKVVAHWRRQVSEPAYVEGLQGDDNAPGGGGAGGDLDDEDELLGEAMELVVRSGLGSTSMLQRKLRVGFARAGRLMDLLEQRGVVGPSEGSKARAVLMSVDELEELQQRV from the coding sequence GTGCCGTCCACTCGTCGTTCGTCGAAGCGCAGGGGTCGGGGCCGCACGGGTCGTCGTCCGTCGGGACGGCGCCCGGTCGGGGCGCGCCCGCCCGTCCCACGGCGCCCCCGTCTCCGGGATCGGGCCGCCGAGCAGCTCGAGGGTCACGTCGTCGACGTCGTCGCGGTCACCCTCGCCGCGGTCGGCTCGATCGCCGCGCTCGCGCTCGCGACGGACCTGGTCGGGCCGGCGGGCCGGCTGATCGACACCGCGACGACGTCCGCGCTCGGCCGGGGCGCGTTCATGCTCCCGGTCGGCTGCTTCGCGGTCGCGGTGCTCCTCCTGTGGAGCCGCCCGCTGCTCGGCGGCGACGACGACGTCGACGACGACGAGCAGGTGCCGATCGCGACCTTCCGCATCGGCATCGGTGTCGCGCTGGTGCTCCTCGCCGTCGTCGGGTTGATGCACCTCGCGGGTGGCAGCCCCGCGCTCAACGGTCCGATGCAGCGGCTGCGCGACGCCGGTGGGTTCGCCGGCGTCGTCGTCGGTGCGCCGTTGCGCGCCGGTCTCGGCGCGGTGGGCGCGTCGATCGTGCTCCTCGCGGCCGGCGTGCTCGGCGCGCTGCTCGCCCCCGGCGTCGGCGTGCGGCGCGCGCTGCACGGCGTCGGTGTCGGCGCCGTCGTGGGACTGCGCGCGCTTCGGCGCGCGTTCGAGATCCACGCGATCGGCGACGACGAGCCGGTCGCCGACGCTCCCGAGCCCGGACCGCGCCGCGCGGTGCTCTACGACGAGCTCGCCGACGCGCCGGCCGCCGAGGCCGAGGTGGTCGACGACGACGAGTACGAGGACGAGTACGAGGACGAGGAGTACGACGAGGACGAGGGCGACGACTACGACGAGGAGGAGTACGAAGACGAGGAGGGGGAGGAGGACGACGGCGTCGACCAGCCGGCCGCGGCGTCGTCGCTCGCGGACGTCATCGACCTGGCCGCCCTGCACTCACCGGGCGCGTGGAAGCTCCCGCCGACGACGCTGTTGCGCCGCAGCGGCGCGAAGTCGGTCGACCCGCGTCTGGTGGACGAGGGTGGCCGCGTGCTCGAGGCGACGCTGCAGGAGTTCGGCGTCGACGCGCACCTCGCCGGTCGCACCATCGGCCCCACCGTCACGCGCTACGAGCTCGAGCTCGGCGCGGGCGTGAAGGTCAACCGCGTCACGGGTCTCAGCAAGGAGATCGCGTACGCGATGGCGAGCCACGACGTACGGATCCTCGCGCCCATCCCCGGGCGGAGCGCGATCGGCGTCGAGGTGCCGAACAAGCAGCGCCAGCTGGTGACGCTCGGCGACATCCTCGCGTCCGACGAGGTCGGCGAGTCCGCGCACCCGCTCGAGGTCGGCCTCGGTCGCGACATCGCGGGCAACGCCGTGATGGCGAACCTGTCGACGTTCCCGCACGTGTTGATCGCGGGCGCGACGGGCGCCGGCAAGTCGAGCTGCATCAACAGCATCATCACGTCGATCCTCATGCGCTCGACGCCCGAGCAGGTGCGGCTCATCCTGGTCGACCCGAAGCGCGTCGAGCTCGGCGTCTACAACGGCCTGCCCCACCTGCTGACCGAGGTCGTCACGAACCCGAAGCGCGCCGCGAACGCGCTCGAGTGGGCCGTGCGCGAGATGGACCTGCGCTACGAGCTCCTCGCCGAGGTCGGCGTGCGCGACATCACCGGCTACAACGCGATGTACGACCGCGGCGATCTCCCGACCGTCACGAACCCGGACCCGGTCGGTGGGAAGACGTACGAGCGGCTGCCGTTCATCCTCGTCGTCGTCGACGAGCTGAACGACCTCATGATGGTGGCCGCGCGCGACGTCGAGGCGAGCATCTGCCGCATCGCGCAGATGGCGCGCGCGGTCGGCATCCACCTCGTGATCGCCACGCAACGCCCGTCCGTCGACGTGATCACCGGTGTCATCAAGGCGAACGTGCCGAGCCGGCTCGCGTTCTCGGTGAGCAGCCTGGCCGACTCGCGCGTGATCCTCGACCAGCCCGGCGCGGAGAAGCTGATCGGCCAGGGCGACATGCTCGTGCTCACCGCCTCGTCGAGCCGGCCCCAGCGCGTGCAGGGCGCGTGGGTCGACGAGGAGTGCGTGCGCAAGGTCGTCGCGCACTGGCGACGTCAGGTGTCGGAGCCCGCGTACGTCGAGGGTCTCCAGGGGGACGACAACGCACCCGGTGGGGGCGGCGCGGGTGGCGATCTCGACGACGAGGACGAGCTGCTCGGCGAGGCGATGGAGCTCGTCGTTCGCAGCGGCCTGGGTTCCACGAGCATGCTGCAACGGAAGCTCCGCGTCGGGTTCGCACGAGCGGGGCGGCTCATGGACCTGCTCGAGCAGCGCGGCGTCGTCGGTCCGTCCGAGGGATCGAAGGCGCGCGCGGTGCTGATGAGCGTCGACGAGCTGGAGGAGCTGCAGCAGCGCGTGTGA
- a CDS encoding TetR/AcrR family transcriptional regulator: MASTDPALRERLLEAAYACVARFGMGKTTIDDVVKESSVSRATIYRAFPGGKDELMREVVAWEMGRFFGALAEAVAGAPDFATLVEEGLVFAHRAVVEHEVLQKVLVTEPERLLPLLTTETHRPLSFITGYLVPFLEREEREGRVWPGLDLEQAADYVARMLLSLIGSPGQWDLDDPVQVHELVRTELLAGVLVPDALG, translated from the coding sequence TTGGCGAGCACCGATCCCGCGCTGCGCGAGCGGTTGCTCGAGGCCGCGTACGCGTGCGTCGCGCGCTTCGGCATGGGCAAGACGACGATCGACGACGTCGTGAAGGAGTCGTCCGTCTCGCGCGCCACGATCTACCGCGCCTTCCCCGGCGGCAAGGACGAGCTCATGCGCGAGGTCGTCGCGTGGGAGATGGGCCGGTTCTTCGGAGCGCTCGCCGAGGCGGTCGCCGGTGCGCCCGACTTCGCGACGCTGGTCGAGGAGGGGCTCGTGTTCGCGCACCGGGCCGTCGTCGAGCACGAGGTCCTGCAGAAGGTCCTCGTCACCGAGCCCGAGCGGCTGCTCCCGCTGCTCACGACCGAGACTCACCGGCCCCTCAGCTTCATCACCGGCTATCTCGTCCCGTTCCTCGAGCGTGAGGAGCGCGAGGGCCGGGTGTGGCCCGGGCTCGACCTCGAGCAGGCCGCGGACTACGTCGCCCGGATGCTCCTGTCGCTGATCGGCTCCCCGGGGCAGTGGGACCTCGACGACCCCGTGCAGGTGCACGAGCTCGTCCGCACGGAGCTGCTCGCGGGCGTCCTCGTGCCCGACGCGCTCGGCTGA
- a CDS encoding TetR/AcrR family transcriptional regulator encodes MQQRAIDAVMRCIARYGVSKTTLDDVAREAGCARATLYRYFPNKSQLLRVAVASEVAALAGELEQIGAAAPTLDDAVVAVVTHASRRIVGHDALQFVLRCEPETLLPYLTFAAGDTFLAAAGDVVARSLLVHLPPERAARAGEWVARVAFAYLTPDGSPVDMTDERQVRELVRTFVRPGLPTEPVDPITR; translated from the coding sequence ATGCAGCAGCGTGCGATCGACGCCGTGATGCGCTGCATCGCCCGCTACGGCGTCTCGAAGACGACGCTCGACGACGTCGCCCGCGAGGCCGGCTGCGCCCGGGCGACGCTGTACCGCTACTTCCCCAACAAGTCGCAGCTGCTGCGCGTCGCGGTCGCGTCGGAGGTCGCCGCGCTCGCCGGCGAGCTCGAGCAGATCGGCGCGGCGGCGCCGACGCTCGACGACGCTGTCGTCGCGGTCGTCACCCACGCGTCGCGACGGATCGTCGGCCACGACGCGCTCCAGTTCGTGCTCCGCTGCGAGCCCGAGACCCTGCTGCCGTACCTGACCTTCGCCGCGGGTGACACGTTCCTCGCCGCCGCGGGGGACGTCGTCGCGCGCAGCCTGCTCGTGCACCTCCCGCCCGAGCGCGCCGCGCGCGCCGGGGAGTGGGTCGCGCGAGTCGCCTTCGCGTACCTCACGCCCGACGGCTCGCCGGTCGACATGACCGACGAGCGCCAGGTGCGCGAGCTCGTCCGCACGTTCGTCCGACCCGGGCTCCCGACGGAGCCCGTCGATCCGATCACGAGGTGA
- a CDS encoding SDR family NAD(P)-dependent oxidoreductase, which yields MATIRDWSNFIAGRRAIVTGAGSGVGRAIAIQMARAGAEVWVNDLDAGRAQESVADIEAEGLVGRPVVADVCDRDAVAAMVAETGPVDILVNNAGIPPEGIVIKPFVDTGPDEWDPLIRLNLAAVLGVTRGYLPGMIERGWGRVLTIVSDAGRRGERYQAVYGAAKAAAMGFSRGLAAEVGRQGITVNCIALGTMSTGALARHLAEHPEFEEKLARPYPVGRIGQVTDPAPLAVLLCSDAAEWITGHVYPVDGGYAPAL from the coding sequence ATGGCGACGATCCGAGACTGGTCGAACTTCATCGCCGGCCGGCGCGCGATCGTGACGGGCGCGGGCAGCGGTGTGGGGCGCGCCATCGCGATCCAGATGGCGCGCGCGGGCGCCGAGGTCTGGGTGAACGACCTCGATGCCGGGCGCGCGCAGGAGTCCGTCGCCGACATCGAGGCCGAGGGGCTCGTCGGGAGGCCGGTCGTCGCCGACGTGTGCGACCGCGACGCGGTGGCTGCGATGGTCGCGGAGACCGGTCCGGTCGACATCCTCGTCAACAACGCCGGCATCCCGCCCGAGGGGATCGTCATCAAGCCGTTCGTCGACACCGGGCCGGACGAGTGGGACCCCCTGATCCGGCTCAACCTCGCAGCCGTGCTCGGTGTGACGCGCGGGTACCTGCCCGGGATGATCGAGCGCGGGTGGGGGCGCGTCCTCACGATCGTGTCCGACGCCGGTCGCCGCGGTGAGCGCTACCAGGCGGTGTACGGCGCCGCGAAGGCCGCTGCCATGGGGTTTTCACGCGGGCTCGCGGCCGAGGTCGGCCGGCAGGGCATCACCGTGAACTGCATCGCGCTCGGCACGATGAGCACGGGCGCGCTGGCGCGGCACCTCGCCGAGCACCCCGAGTTCGAGGAGAAGCTCGCCCGGCCCTATCCCGTCGGACGCATCGGGCAGGTGACCGATCCCGCGCCGCTCGCCGTGCTGCTGTGCAGCGACGCGGCCGAGTGGATCACCGGTCACGTGTACCCGGTCGACGGCGGCTACGCGCCCGCGCTCTGA
- a CDS encoding ferritin-like domain-containing protein — MATNQDIIGREDVNDIEAILSITNTDVDAVEHAVRAEADALFTWDYEQSRPALVKLYEKAKTSQWNATTDLDWSIEVDQEQVVLANAEANFGTGMTLGAEFDVTGTPFAKWGDKEWIQLGIESQNWTLSQFMHGEQGALICTAQIVETVPWIDAKYYAATQVMDEARHVEVFARYLDTKLSGHYPINAHLRMLLDDIIADGRWDMTYLGMQIMVEGLALAAFGFIHQLTTEPLLKKMLRYVMADEARHVAFGVLSLKEYYQQLGASEIRERQEFAFEAATRMRDRFLQQEVWDRMGIDVKEATKLVMQAPDRQMFQALLFSKIVPNCKKLGLLDAGDGWLRQKFAELGVIQFEDWTDTGEEYTLLDEVAKDRAAS, encoded by the coding sequence ATGGCCACGAACCAAGACATCATCGGACGGGAGGACGTCAACGACATCGAGGCGATCCTCTCGATCACGAACACCGACGTCGACGCGGTGGAGCACGCGGTACGTGCCGAGGCGGACGCGCTGTTCACGTGGGACTACGAGCAGAGCCGCCCGGCGCTCGTGAAGCTGTACGAGAAGGCGAAGACGTCGCAGTGGAACGCGACGACCGACCTGGACTGGTCGATCGAGGTCGACCAGGAGCAGGTCGTCCTCGCGAACGCGGAGGCGAACTTCGGCACCGGCATGACGCTCGGCGCGGAGTTCGACGTGACCGGCACGCCGTTCGCCAAGTGGGGCGACAAGGAGTGGATCCAGCTCGGCATCGAGTCGCAGAACTGGACGCTGTCGCAGTTCATGCACGGCGAGCAGGGCGCGCTCATCTGCACCGCGCAGATCGTCGAGACCGTGCCGTGGATCGACGCCAAGTACTACGCGGCGACGCAGGTGATGGACGAGGCGCGCCACGTCGAGGTGTTCGCGCGCTATCTCGACACGAAGCTGTCGGGCCACTACCCGATCAACGCGCACCTGCGGATGCTGCTCGACGACATCATCGCCGACGGTCGCTGGGACATGACGTACCTCGGCATGCAGATCATGGTCGAGGGGCTCGCGCTCGCCGCGTTCGGATTCATCCACCAGCTGACGACGGAGCCGTTGCTGAAGAAGATGCTCCGCTACGTCATGGCCGACGAGGCCCGTCACGTCGCGTTCGGCGTACTGTCGCTGAAGGAGTACTACCAGCAGCTCGGCGCGTCCGAGATCCGCGAGCGCCAGGAATTCGCGTTCGAGGCCGCGACCCGCATGCGCGACCGCTTCCTCCAGCAGGAGGTGTGGGACCGCATGGGGATCGACGTGAAGGAAGCGACGAAGCTCGTGATGCAGGCGCCGGACCGGCAGATGTTCCAGGCGCTGCTCTTCTCGAAGATCGTCCCGAACTGCAAGAAGCTCGGTCTCCTCGATGCGGGCGACGGCTGGCTGCGCCAGAAGTTCGCCGAGCTCGGCGTCATCCAGTTCGAGGACTGGACCGACACCGGCGAGGAGTACACCCTGCTCGACGAGGTGGCGAAGGACCGCGCCGCGTCGTAG
- a CDS encoding ribonuclease J, producing the protein MEDGWDTRTDGTVRLVFLGGLGEIGRNCFCIDVAGEIVVVDCGLMFPDPDMPGVDLVLPDFTYLRENADRVAGIVLTHAHEDHAGGLAFLLRDVEAPIYASPLSLGLARNRIEEAGLLDRTRLVPIADGERRRIGPIECEFVPVTHSVPHAFATAYSTPVGTILHTGDFKLDLTPVDGRTTDLALLGEIARRDGGIRVLLSDSTNAERPGYTASESTVGGEMRALFREHANKRFVVASFASHLHRVRQVVDAAVGAGRKVAFLGRSMTQNVTLAREMGVLRIPDASLVDIEEVSRFAPHEICIVCTGSQGEPMSALALMSAHEHKYVKIGADDIVVISAHAIPGNESNVSRVIDGLHRAGADVIHGGRVHVSGHASQEELKFVLTLLRPEWFIPVHGEFRHMTHHARLAEEVGIPSDRVLVCEDGDVVTIGPAGVDVERRAVPAGYLYVDGIVGDVGHGVLRDRRNLAEEGVVVVILTVDAHTGEVVTGPEIVTRGWVYGPEADELIEDAKAAVLSSLREVATEGTIDVETLRRHARRALGRFINERTRRRPAVIPVVMEV; encoded by the coding sequence GTGGAGGACGGCTGGGACACGCGTACGGACGGGACCGTCCGGCTCGTGTTCCTCGGCGGCCTCGGCGAGATCGGACGCAACTGCTTCTGCATCGACGTCGCGGGCGAGATCGTGGTCGTGGACTGCGGGCTCATGTTCCCCGACCCCGACATGCCGGGCGTCGACCTCGTCCTCCCCGACTTCACCTATCTGCGTGAGAACGCGGACCGCGTCGCGGGGATCGTGCTGACGCACGCGCACGAGGACCACGCGGGCGGGCTCGCCTTCCTGCTCCGTGACGTCGAGGCGCCGATCTACGCGTCGCCCCTGTCGCTCGGGCTCGCTCGCAACCGCATCGAGGAGGCCGGCCTGCTCGATCGCACCCGCCTCGTCCCGATCGCGGACGGCGAGCGGCGCCGCATTGGTCCGATCGAGTGCGAGTTCGTTCCCGTCACCCACTCCGTGCCGCACGCGTTCGCGACCGCCTACTCCACGCCGGTCGGGACGATCCTGCACACCGGCGACTTCAAGCTCGACCTCACACCCGTCGACGGGCGCACGACGGACCTCGCGCTGCTCGGCGAGATCGCGCGCCGTGACGGTGGGATCCGCGTCCTGCTGTCGGACTCGACGAACGCCGAGCGCCCCGGCTACACGGCGTCCGAGTCGACCGTCGGTGGCGAGATGCGCGCGCTGTTCCGGGAGCACGCGAACAAGCGGTTCGTCGTCGCGAGCTTCGCGTCGCACCTCCACCGCGTGCGCCAGGTCGTCGACGCGGCCGTCGGCGCGGGTCGCAAGGTCGCGTTCCTCGGCCGTTCGATGACCCAGAACGTGACGCTCGCGCGCGAGATGGGCGTGCTGCGCATCCCCGACGCCTCCCTGGTGGACATCGAGGAGGTCTCGCGCTTCGCACCGCACGAGATCTGCATCGTGTGCACGGGATCGCAGGGCGAGCCGATGAGCGCGCTCGCGCTGATGTCCGCGCACGAGCACAAGTACGTGAAGATCGGCGCCGACGACATCGTCGTGATCTCCGCGCACGCGATCCCCGGCAACGAGTCCAACGTCTCGCGCGTGATCGACGGGCTGCACCGCGCGGGCGCGGACGTCATCCACGGCGGACGGGTGCACGTCTCGGGTCACGCGTCACAGGAGGAGCTGAAGTTCGTCCTGACGCTGCTCCGCCCCGAGTGGTTCATCCCGGTGCACGGCGAGTTCCGCCACATGACCCATCACGCGCGGCTCGCCGAGGAGGTCGGCATCCCGAGCGACCGCGTGCTCGTGTGCGAGGACGGCGACGTCGTGACGATCGGGCCCGCAGGCGTCGACGTCGAGCGGCGCGCCGTGCCTGCGGGCTACCTCTACGTCGACGGGATCGTCGGCGACGTCGGCCACGGCGTGCTGCGCGACCGGCGCAACCTCGCCGAGGAGGGCGTCGTCGTCGTCATCCTCACCGTCGACGCGCACACCGGCGAGGTCGTCACCGGCCCGGAGATCGTCACCCGCGGATGGGTGTACGGGCCCGAAGCCGACGAGCTGATCGAGGACGCGAAGGCGGCGGTGCTGTCGTCGCTGCGCGAGGTCGCGACCGAGGGGACCATCGACGTCGAGACGCTGCGGCGTCACGCGCGCCGCGCGCTCGGCCGGTTCATCAACGAGCGCACGCGTCGCCGGCCCGCGGTGATCCCCGTCGTCATGGAAGTGTGA
- a CDS encoding pitrilysin family protein, with protein MSTLRDPSDGIRHTALDDGLRVVTEAMPELRSAAVGFWVGTGSRDEPESLAGASHFLEHVLFKGSDERSARAIAEAVESVGGDMNAFTTQEYTAFYVRVPDDHLPLALDILSDIIWTPALRADEIESERQVILEEIRMRDDTPDDVVHEQFGQALFPRHALGREVLGTVPSIEAMARDDIAAYHRAHYRPGNVVVAAAGNVVHEDVVRMVEKWLPRDAGARPERVTGGLVAPEPLVVTRRGSEQAHIVLGMRALSRDDADRYGLAVLNQALGGGMSSRLFQEIREKRGLAYSVFSYRSGFEETGLFAVYAGTAPTRAHETLQVLRDELDRVANHGLDDAEIEAAKGHLKGSMALSLESSASRMHRLGRNQLVLGSVPTLDELVADVDAVTPDDVARVVGRVLVDEPRTLAVVGPFDESDLV; from the coding sequence ATGAGCACGCTCCGTGACCCGTCCGACGGGATCCGCCACACTGCGCTCGACGACGGCCTGCGCGTCGTGACCGAGGCGATGCCGGAGCTGCGCTCGGCCGCCGTCGGCTTCTGGGTGGGGACGGGCTCGCGTGACGAGCCGGAGTCGCTCGCCGGCGCGAGCCACTTCCTCGAGCACGTGCTGTTCAAGGGAAGCGACGAGCGCTCCGCGCGCGCGATCGCCGAAGCCGTCGAGTCGGTCGGCGGCGACATGAACGCGTTCACGACGCAGGAGTACACGGCGTTCTACGTGCGCGTCCCCGACGACCATCTCCCGCTCGCGCTCGACATCCTGTCCGACATCATCTGGACGCCCGCGCTCCGGGCGGACGAGATCGAGTCCGAGCGCCAGGTGATCCTCGAGGAGATCCGGATGCGCGACGACACGCCCGACGACGTCGTGCACGAGCAGTTCGGCCAGGCCCTCTTCCCGCGCCACGCGCTCGGACGCGAGGTGCTCGGAACCGTGCCCTCGATCGAGGCGATGGCGCGCGACGACATCGCCGCGTACCACCGCGCGCACTACCGGCCCGGGAACGTCGTCGTCGCAGCCGCGGGCAACGTCGTGCACGAGGACGTCGTGCGCATGGTCGAGAAGTGGTTGCCGCGCGACGCCGGTGCGCGACCCGAGCGCGTGACGGGTGGCCTCGTCGCGCCGGAGCCGCTCGTCGTCACACGCCGCGGCTCCGAGCAGGCGCACATCGTGCTCGGCATGCGCGCGCTCTCGCGCGACGACGCCGACCGGTACGGGCTCGCGGTGCTGAACCAGGCACTCGGCGGCGGGATGTCGTCCCGGCTCTTCCAGGAGATCCGTGAGAAGCGCGGGCTCGCGTACTCCGTGTTCTCGTACCGCTCGGGCTTCGAGGAGACCGGCCTGTTCGCGGTGTACGCGGGTACCGCGCCCACACGCGCGCACGAGACGCTGCAGGTGCTCCGCGACGAGCTCGACCGCGTCGCGAACCACGGGCTCGACGACGCCGAGATCGAAGCGGCGAAGGGCCATCTCAAGGGCTCGATGGCGCTGTCGTTGGAGAGCTCGGCGAGCCGCATGCACCGGCTCGGACGCAACCAGCTCGTGCTCGGGTCGGTCCCGACGCTCGACGAGCTCGTCGCGGACGTCGACGCGGTGACACCGGACGACGTCGCCCGCGTCGTCGGCCGGGTCCTCGTGGACGAGCCGCGCACGCTCGCCGTCGTGGGCCCGTTCGACGAGTCCGACCTCGTCTGA